The genomic region TACCCCCTATAACAGTTACTATGGTAACAGATACCCCCTATAACAGTTACTATGGTAACAGATACCCCCTATAACAGTTACTATGGTAACAGATACCCCCTATAACAGTTACTATGGTAACAGATACCCCCTATAACAGTTACTATGGTAACAGATACCCCCTATAACAGTTACTATGGTAACAGATACCCCCTATAACAGTCACTATGGTAACAGTTACCCCCTATAACAGTCACTATGGTAACAGTTACCCCCTATAACAGTCACTATGGTAACAGTTACCCCCTATAACAGTCACTATGGTAACAGTTACCCCCTATAACAGTCACTATGGTAACAGTTACCCCCTATAACACTCACTATGGTAACAGATACCCCCTATAACAGTCACTATGGTAACAGTTACCCCCTATAACAGTCACTATGGTAACAGTTACCCCCTATAACAGTCACTATGGTAACAGTTACCCCCTATAACAGTCACTATGGTAACAGTTACCCCCTATAACAGTCACTATGGTAACAGTTACCCCCTATAGCAGTTACTATGGTAACAGTTACCCCCTATAACAGTCACCATGGTAACAGTTACACCCTATAACAGTCACCATGGTAACAGTTACCCCCTATAACAGTCACCATGGTAACAGATACCCCCTATAACAGTCACCATGGTAACAGATACCCCCTATAACAGTCACCATGGTAACAGATACCCCCTATAACAGTCACCATGGTAACAGATACCCCCTATAACAGTTACCATGGTAACAGATACCCCCTATAACAGTTACCATGGTAACAGATACCCCCTATAACAGTTACTATGGTAACAGATACCCCCTATAACAGTTACTATGGTAACAGATACCCCCTATAACAGTTACTATGGTAACAGATACCCCCTATAACAGTTACTATGGTAACAGATACCCCCTATAACAGTTACTATGGTAACAGATACCCCCTATAACAGTTACTATGGTAACAGATACCCCCTATAACAGTTACTATGGTAACAGATACCCCCTATAACAGTTACTATGGTAACAGATACCCCCTATAGCAGTTACTATGGTAACGGATACCCCCTATAGCAGTTACTATGGTAACAGATACCCCCTATAACAGTCACTATGGTAACAGTTACCCCCTATAACAGTCACCATGGTAACAGATACCCCCTATAACAGTCACCATGGTAACAGATACCCCCTATAACAGTCACCATGGTAACAGATACCCCCTATAACAGTCACCATGGTAACAGATACCCCCTATAACAGTTACCATGGTAACAGATACCCCCTATAACAGTTACCATGGTAACAGATACCCCCTATAACAGTTACTATGGTAACAGATACCCCCTATAACAGTTACTATGGTAACAGATACCCCCTATAACAGTTACTATGGTAACAGATACCCCCTATAACAGTTACTATGGTAACAGATACCCCCTATAACAGTTACTATGGTAACAGATACCCCCTATAACAGTTACTATGGTAACAGATACCCCCTATAACAGTTACTATGGTAACAGATACCCCCTATAACAGTTACTATGGTAACAGATACCCCCTATAGCAGTTACTATGGTAACGGATACCCCCTATAGCAGTTACTATGGTAACAGATACCCCCTATAACAGTCACTATGGTAACAGTTACCCCCTATAGCAGTTACTATGGTAACAGATACCCCCTATAACAGTTACTATGGTAACGGTTACCCCGTGGTGCCCCCCAGCAGCCCGCTGCCCCCGGTGACGCTCAGTCTCCCCGCTCTCAGTCTCAGCATTGCTGCCGGTGTCGGTCCTCGTGTTTCCGGTTACCGTCGCCCTTTTATGACGTCACATTCACTTCCGGACACGTGACCGAGCGCAGAGTCAGGGTCAACATGGCGACCACAGGGCGAGCACTGCGGGGGGTGAGAGCCGGGTGACGTCACGGGGCAGCGAGTGGCTGGGGATGACGTCACGGGGCAGtgagtggctggggatgatgtcacGGGGCAGTGAGTGGCTGGGGATGACGTCACGGGGCAGtgagtggctggggatgatgtcacggggcagcgagtggctggggatgatgtcacggggcagcgagtggctggggatgatgtcacggggcagcgagtggctggggatgatgtcacggggcagcgagtggctggggatgatgtcacggggcagcgagtggctggggatgatgtcacGGGGCAGCGAGTGGCTGGGGATGACGTCACGGGGCAGCGAGTGGCTGGGGATGACGTCACGGGGCAGcgagtggctggggatgatgtcacggggcagcgagtggctggggatgatgtcacggggcagcgagtggctggggatgatgtcacggggcagcgagtggctggggatgatgtcacGGGGCAGTGAGTGGCTGGGGATGACGTCACGGGGCAGtgagtggctggggatgatgtcacGGGGCAGCGAGTGGCTGGGGGTGACGTCACGGGGCAGCGAGTGGCTGGGGATGACGTCACGGGGCAGtgagtggctggggatgatgtcacggggcagcgagtggctggggatgatgtcacggggcagcgagtggctggggatgatgtcacggggcagcgagtggctggggatgatgtcacggggcagcgagtggctggggatgatgtcacggggcagcgagtggctggggatgatgtcacggggcagcgagtggctggggatgatgtcacggggcagcgagtggctggggatgatgtcacggggcagcgagtggctggggatgatgtcacggggcagcgagtggctggggatgatgtcacggggcagtgagtggctggggatgatgtcacGGGGCAGTGAGTGGCTGGGGATGACGTCACGGGGCAGtgagtggctggggatgatgtcacGGGGCAGCGAGTGGCAGGGGATGATGTCACGGGGCAGTGAGTGGCTGGGGATGACGTCACGGGGCAGCGAGTGGCTGGGGATGACGTCACTGGGCAGCGAGTGGCTGGGGATGACGTCACGGGGCAGCGAGTGGCTGGGGATGACGTCACGGGGCAGtgagtggctggggatgatgtcacGGGGCAGCGAGTGGCAGGGGATGACGTCACGGGGCAGTGAGTGGCTGGGGATGACGTCACGGGGCAGtgagtggctggggatgatgtcacGGGGCAGCGAGTGGCAGGGGATGATGTCACGGGGCAGCGAGTGGCTGGGGATGACGTCACGGGGCAGcgagtggctggggatgatgtcacTGGGCAGTGAGTGGCTGGGGATGACGTCACGGGGCAGtgagtggctggggatgatgtcacggggcagcgagtggctggggatgatgtcacggggcagtgagtggctggggatgatgtcacggggcagtgagtggctggggatgatgtcacggggcagtgagtggctggggatgatgtcacggggcagcgagtggctggggatgatgtcacGGGGCAGCGAGTGGCTGGGGATGACGTCACGGGGCAGtgagtggctggggatgatgtcacGGGGCAGCGAGTGGCAGGGGATGATGTCACGGGGCAGTGAGTGGCTGGGGATGACGTCACGGGGCAGcgagtggctggggatgatgtcacTGGGCAGCGAGTGGCTGGGGATGACGTCACGGGGCAGtgagtggctggggatgatgtcacGGGGCAGCGAGTGGCAGGGGATGATGTCACGGGGCAGcgagtggctggggatgatgtcacGGGGCAGCGAGTGGCTGGGGATGACGTCACGGGGCAGtgagtggctggggatgatgtcacGGGGCAGCGAGTGGCAGGGGATGATGTCACGGGGCAGtgagtggctggggatgatgtcacGGGGCAGTGAGTGGCTGGGGATGACGTCACGGGGCAGTGAGTGGCTGGGGATGACGTCACGGGGCAGtgagtggctggggatgatgtcacGGGGCAGCGAGTGGCAGGGGATGATGTCACGGGGCAGCGAGTGGCTGGGGATGACGTCACGGGGCAGtgagtggctggggatgatgtcacGGGGCAGCGAGTGGCAGGGGATGATGTCACGGGGCAGTGAGTGGCTGGGGATGACGTCACGGGGCAGcgagtggctggggatgatgtcacTGGGCAGCGAGTGGCTGGGGATGACGTCACGGGGCAGtgagtggctggggatgatgtcacGGGGCAGCGAGTGGCAGGGGATGGTGTCACGGGGCAGcgagtggctggggatgatgtcacggggcagcgagtggctggggatgatgtcacggggcagcgagtggctggggatgatgtcacggggcagtgagtggctggggatgatgtcacggggcagtgagtggctggggatgatgtcacGGGGCAGCGAGTGGCAGGGGATGATGTCACGGGGCAGCGAGTGACTGGGGATGATGTCACGGGGCAGCGAGTGACTGGGGATGATGTCACGGGGCAGcgagtggctggggatgatgtcacggggcagcgagtggctggggatgatgtcacggggcagcgagtggctggggatgatgtcatGGGGCAGCGAGTGGCTGGGGATGACGTCACGTGGGCAGTGAGTGGTTGGGGATGATGTCACGGGGCAGCGAGTGGCAGGGGATGATGTCACGGGGCAGCGAGTGGCAGGGGATGATGTCACGGGGCAGCGAGTGGCTGGGGATGAGGTCACGGGGCAGCGAGTGGCTTGGGATGATGTCACGGGGTAGTGAGTGGCTAGGGGCAGTGAGTGGCTGGGGATGACGTCACGGGGCAGcgagtggctggggatgatgtcacTGGGCAGtgagtggctggggatgatgtcacTGGGCAGTGAGTGGCTGGGGATGACGTCACGGGGCAGTGAGTGGCAGGGGATGACGTCACGGGGCAGTGAGTGGCAGGGGATGACGTCACGGGGCAGTGAGTGGCAGGGGATGACGTCACGGGGCAGTGAGTGGCAGGGGATGACGTCACGGGGCAGTGAGTGGCAGGGGATGACGTCACGGGGCAGTGAGTGGCAGGGGATGACGTCACGGGGCAGTGAGTGGCTGGGGATGACGTCACGGGGCAGTGAGTGGCTGGGGATGACGTCACAGGGCAGTGAGTGGCTGGGGATGACGTCACGGGGCAGTGAGTGGCTGGGGATGACGTCACGGGGCAGTGAGTGGCAGGGGATGACGTCACTGGGCAGTGAGTGGTAGAAGGATGACGTCACGTGGGCAGCGAGTGGCTGGGGATGACGTCACGGGGCAGCGAGTGGCTGGGGATGACGTCACGGGGCAGCGAGTGGCTGGGGATGACGTCACGGGGCAGcgagtggctggggatgatgtcacagggcagcgagtggctggggatgatgtcacggggcagcgagtggctggggatgatgtcacGGGGCAGCGAGTGGCAGGGGGTGATGTCACGGGGCAGCGAGTGGCAGGGGATGATGTCACGGGGCAGTGAGTGGCAGGGAATGATGTCACGGGGCAGTGAGTGGCAGGGGATGAAGTCACGGGGCAGTGAGTGGCTGTGGATGACGTCACTGGGCAGTGAGTTGCAAGGATGATGTCACGGGGCAGTGAGTGGTAGAAGGATGATGTCACGGGGCAGcgagtggctggggatgatgtcacggggcagcgagtggctggggatgatgtcacGGGGCAGCGAGTTGCAGGGGATGATGTCACGGGGCAGCGAGTGGCAGGGGATGATGTCACGGGGCAGCGAGTGGCAGGGGATGATGTCACGGGGCAGCGAGTGGCAGGGGATGATGTCACGGGGCAGTGAGTGGCAGGGGATGATGTCACGGGGCAGTGAGTGGCAGGGGATGAAGTCACGGGGCAGTGAATTGCTGGGGATGACGTCACTGGGCAGTGAGTGGTAGAAGGATGATGTCACGGGGCAGTGAGTGGTAGAAGGATGATGTCACGGGGCAGTGTGTGGCTCGGGATGACGTCACGGGGCAGTGAGTGGTAGAAGGATGATGTCACAGGGCAGTGAGTGGTAAAGAGATGATGTCACGGGCAGTGAGTGGTAGAAGGATGATTTCACCGGGCAGtgagtggctggggatgatgtcacGGGGCAGTGAGTGGCTAGGGATGATGTCACGGGGCAGTGAGTTGCTGGGGATGATGTCACAGGGCAGTGAGTGGTAGAAGGATGATGTgacggggcagtgagtgacaggggatgATGTCACGGGGCAGTGAGTGGTAGACGGATGATGTCACGGGGCAGtgagtggctggggatgatgtcacggggcagtgagtggctggggatgatgtcacAGGGCAGTGAGTGGCTAGGGATGATGTCACGGGGCAGTGAGTGGCTAGGGATGATGTCACGGGGCAGTGAGTGGCTGGGGATTATGTCACGGGGCAGTGAGTGGCAGAGGGATGACATCACGGGCAAGCGTATTGTGAACCTAGTGATGTTGTATTTATCCAACAGGTTTTCCGGTTGAAGATGCTTGGTGTGAGATTATTCCATTTGCAGAGGACAGGTGAGACCaaagtttttaaataaataaatagacgtCAGTGAAGGTGCAGTTAATTTATTGGGGCATATTCATTAAAAAGCCAATTGTAAAGAATTGAAATTACAGGCTAAAGCTGTCAAGTTGTGTTTACATGATGTCTATTTTGACATACAAGCAGTTTAGGTAAGAGAATCGAGTGAAACCTGTATTTGTATAATATGAATTCTAAAGAATTATCCTGGCTTGAAGAAGCCCGGATTCTACCATGGGAAGGTCACTTATAGCTAGGCTGCGATAACTCCAATGAGGTGTTGGTCAAAGAAACATTAAGTGCATCTGTTTTTGTCTTAGGTAACGCAGCTTCTCAAACTGGAGGCAGCAAGACTCTGGTCTCATTCCCAGTGAAGTTCTCGTCCGGCTCCAAGGATTCAGTGAAAGGTGAGGACAAAAGTCAAAGTGTCCCACCTCCTctgtctactccaatgaaacctATCGAGGAAGGTGTGGGCCTGGTGAAGGTCTTGGAGAAAAATGACTCAGACAGGGTTGTGCAGGCAGGAGATGAGGTGAAGAACAGAGAAATTGGGTCAAATCAGGAAGAACATTCATCTTCTTCTTCCTCCAGTTCTGATTCTGACTCTGATTCAGAAAGCGAGGAATCTGACCCTCAAAACGGGAAGCCTGCAAGATCTGGAAGCTACACAGTGGGTGAAAATGGAGACGTTGCAGGATGGTCCCATCAATCTATTCCAGAGAATCCAGCAAATAATGCGGGGTCTCCTGCAGCTTCAAAAGATGATAAATTGAAGGTGCCTATCCCAGAGAATATTTGGAAAGAGAAACAGTCTACACCCCTAATTCCAAACACTTTAGGGGATGTATATCCTACATCTTCAATACAAAATACCCAAGGGGGCAAACAAACTTTGCCTCCAATTCCAAACACTGTAGGGGATGTACATCCTACACCTTCAATACAGAATACCCAAGGGGGCAAACAAGCTTCACCTCCGATTCCAAACACCCTAGGGGATGTACAACCTTTGCCTTCAATACAGAATACCCAAGGGGGCAAACAAACGTCCCCTCCAGTTCCAAATACTCTAGGGGATGTATATCCTTCACCTCTAAGCACAGAGAAAGATGCACAAATAAATCCGAGACCAGCTGACAATGTTCTGCCTATTGAGGAAGAAGCAAGTATTCCTGTAGAGGATGAGAAGCTTCCGAGTGGACGGTCACCTTCAGTGGAGACTAGAGCGGAGTTTGATAAGACCCCAGTGCTTGAAGAGCAAGTGTGTGATGAACCTCAAACAGCAGCCAGACAGGAGCCTGAAACATCATGTGAGCAGTGATCTGTAGGAATTattcccctgcccccctctctgcCTTACCTTAGAAGAGGGGTGacgaaccttcggccctccagatgttttggactacatctcctatatgTAGCCAtcaagccataatgctggcaaagcatcaagggagatgtagtccaaaacatctgaaagGGCCAAATGTTCCCCACCCCTGCCTTAGAAGATTCTTCTTTAATCCAGTGTGTCTCAGCCTGTGTCACGCGCACTGTGTTGCATTGCTAGGGATCAGTAGTTGTAGGAAGCCAAGATAAGGTTTAGAAACATTGGTCTTATTAAATCCTTGGTACGCCCCCCTGGCTTTTCTAAATATAGCTCGCTGTCATGTTGCTCCCCTGCTTTATGTCACCGCTGTCCTGTCTCTCTCCTGCTTTATGTCACCGCTGTCCTGTCTCTCTCCTGCTTTATGTCACCGCTGTCGTGTCTCTCTCCTGCTTTATGTCACCGCTGTCGTGTCTCTCTCCTGCTTTATGCACCGCTGTCGTTTCTCTCTCCTGCTTTATGTCACCGCTGTCGTTTCTCTCTCCTGCTTTATGTCACCGCTGTCGTGTCTCTCTCCTGCTTTATGTCACCGCTGTCGTGTCTCTCTCCTGCTTTATGTCACCGCTGTCGTGTCTCTCTCCTGCTTTATGTCACCGCTGTCGTGTCTCTCTCCTGCTTTATGTCACCGCTGTTGTGTCTCTCTCCTGCTTTATGTCACCGCTGTTGTGTCGACTTTCCTGGTTTATGTCACCGCTGTCGTCTCTCTCTCCTGCTTTATGTCACCGCTGTCGTCTCTCTCCTGGTTTATATCACCGCTGTCGTCTCTCTCCTGCTTTATGTCACCGCTGTCGTGTCTCTCTCCTGCTTTATGTCACCGCTGTTGTGTCGACTTTCCTGGTTTATGTCACCGCTGTCGTCTCTCTCTCCTGCTTTATGTCACCGCTGTCGTGTCTCTCTCCTGGTTTATATCACCGCTGTCGTGTCTCTCTCCTGCTTTATGTCACCGCTGTCGCGTCTCTCTCCTGCTTTGTCACCGCTGTCGTGTCTCCTGGTTTATGTCACCGCTGTCATGTCGCCTTTCCTGGTTTATGTCACCGCTGTCATGTCGCCTTTCCTGGTTTATGTCACCGCTGTCGTGTCGCTCTCCTGGTTTATGTCACTGCTGTCGTGTGGCTTTTTCTGGTTTATGTCACCGCTGTCGTGTCTCTCTCCTGCTTTATCTCACCGCTGTTGTGTCGACTTTCCTGGTTTATTTCACCGCTGTCGTGTCTCTCTCCTGCTTTGTCACCGCTGTCGTGTCTCCTGGTTTATGTCACCGCTGTCATGTCGCCTTTCCTGGTTTATGTCACCGCTGTCGTGTCGCTCTCCTGGTTTATGTCACTGCTGTCGTGTTGCCTTTTCTGGTTTATGTCACCGCTGTCGTGTCTCTCTCCTGCTTTATGTCACCGCTGTCGTGTCTCTCATGCTTTATGTCACCGCTGTCGTGTCTCTATCCTGCTTTGTCACCGCTGTCGTGTCTCCTGGTTTATGTCACTGCTGTCGTGTTGCCTTTTCTGGTTTATGTCACTGCTGTCATGTCGCCTTTCCTGGTTTATGTCACCGCTGTCGTGTCGCTCTCCTGGTTTATGTCACCGCTGTCGTGTCTCTCTACTGGTTTATTTCACCGCTGTCGTCTCTCTCTCCTGCTTTATGTCACCGCTGTCGTATCGCTCTCCTGCTTTGTCACCGCTGTCGTGTCTCCTGGTTTATGTCACCGCTGTCGTGTCTCTCTACTGGTTTATTTCACCGCTGTCGTATCGCTCTCCTGCTTTAGGTCACCGCTGTCGTGTCTCTCTCCTGCTTTATGTCACCGCTGTCGTGTCTCTCTCCTGCTTTATGTCACCGCTGTCGTGTCTCTCTCCTGCTTTATGCCACCGCTGTCGTGTCTCTCCTGCTTTATGTCACCGCTGTCGTGTCTCTCTCCTGCTTTATGCCACCGCTGTCGTGTCTCTCATGCTTTATGTCACCGCTGTCGTGTCTCTCTCCTGCTTTGTCACCGCTGTCGTGTCTCCTGGTTTATGTCACTGCTGTCATGTCGCCTTTCCTGGTTTATGTCACCGCTGTCGTGTCGCTCTCCTGGTTTATGTCACCGCTGTCGTCTCTCTCTCCTGCTTTATGTCACCGCTGTCGTATCGCTCTCCTGCTTTATGTCACCGCTGTCCTGGCTTATGGAAGAtgctgtctactgatgctcttGTGGTTCACACGACACGCTCTATCCTGATGCAGTCATGGTTAACATGGCACTCTCTACCGAGACGCTTATGTGGTTAATCTTGTGCGCTCTCTTCTTGCACAGTGTACTCTGCCGTGCCTCTAACAATTCTCATGGTGCTCTCAGCCCTGACGCTCTAGTGATTCATGCTGCGCAGTCTGCACTCTCGTGGTTCACGCAGGGTCTTGTACATCTGTGTTAAACTTCTAGTAGATCATTATTTTCAAATTTCCAGTATTATTGGGAAATCTATGATTATAAAGATTTGCCCAGCACTAGGCCCTCGTGGTGCCCTTCATGCATGTATTGTAATGACAAACTGCAGATCCCATCAACAGATTAATAGAGCCTCCCAATGAAAACGACTGGAGAAGCAGGATTGACCGAGCAATCTCAGCCGTTACATGGGCCCAggataaagtatatattttttattttgtttgcacattattttcattattcCTTAAATAAGAGGCCACCtcttttaagcaccaaaacaactttaggttatgTAGATTATCATTCCCTAGCTCAATTATCTGTTCTCTAGGTAAGTAAACTGTAATAACTATGTATATATTAAGGGTGATTGGAATATATATAGAgttcttttttatgtatatactttaaAATGGCGTAATATCCTTCTATATCACCCAAAAATATGAATAtgcaatctgacgttctttataaaaatatatacatttattgtacTCCCCACGCAAACAGCGGTACATACGTAAAAAGACTTAACAGATGTTATAGACCAAGATCTTCTGGAGAATAAGTGCCTTGGTCCAGAAAGTCAGGGGACGAGAATGTTGTCCTCTGTCTACTGTACTATTATAAACTGTGACCATATAAGGACACATGTGAAGACCCTCAATTCTCTTATTATACGCTCACATTCCTGCTTTCTCGTGATACAGAATAGCAAATGAGGCATCAATACCTAGTATGAACAATAACATGGAATATGTTCTATTCTACATAAACATATTGCAGTACGTGAAGCTAAAACATTTGAGCTCTTTTTTAGGAAGTGTGTAGAGAGGCTCTGTGAGTGtcagccagggaggtgtgactaggactgcattaactcctaaatggcagagaattgactcTGCACCatcaagttaaagttgttttgatgtcccTTCAAGGGAGAAAATAGGCTGGAAGTCCAGAACCAAACTTGATTTGTGAGCAGACTGTTGTCAAGGTTAGATAGTCGGCAGATCAAGCTTCATGTCAAAGGAGGCATGACCGATCACCATAGCTCCTGCTTGTCCATCTTGTATTCTCATTGCGTTTGCAAGGCAACTGATTTATTCCTAATCTAATTCTGGTGCTCTCTCTCACCATCTTCTCTTCACTCCTCTCCTAGTGCCATCACCTGCCGCAGTCTCTGATCTGCCCTCTGATAACTCCAGGTATCAGAACCTGCAGCACTACTCCTACACGCCTTTCACCTTTGTGGATTATGATGTCAGTCTCGCCCAGTTCCGCCTCCCTCAGCCCTCCTCAAGAAGACTGACCCCGCAGCTCTGAGATGTCATGGAGTGTGTAATAATAAATCCTGTAGCTATATGTATAATCTGATCACATGTCTTGTCATTATTACAATGAAACCCATTAACACATGCATTGCGAGGGCTCTGAAAATATCCTGGTTGGGTGTTGGAATATTGTTATAGGGATAACGGCACAGACTATAGCTGAAACTGGAGTAAAAATACTGAAAGTTGCAACCCCCCTATTTTAAGGTACAAAATACACCCTGTaccaaatgatatttttctcatttacctaaataattgatgtaaataatagtcagcataattctcatgtttatcaactattaagagtacaattcaaattttattgaacaaacctcctaatgataacagtattttttataaacataaacttacaatgcactgttccaaattattacgcaccgtaggtttcaaaacactttataggttgtaaagaactgaaaattgtcatttgttgtgtttgcagcatatttactgaaatcaaaagctatttcaatcaaacttataacaacattttaactttttaaacattttaacaggtcacgttacattttaacataggaccccttatttgatagcagctttacaagtcttgcatccattgaacttgtgagtttttggacagtttctgcttgaatttgtttgcaagatgtcagaatagcctcccagagctgatgtttggatgtaaactgcctcccaccctcatagatcttttgcttgaggatgtcccaaaggttctcaataggattgaggtcaggagaggatggaggccacaccatgactttctctccttttatccccatagcagccattgatgcagaggtattctttgcagcatgagatggtgcattgtcatgcatgaagatgattttattatggaaagcatcgTTCtttcttctgtaccagggaaggaagtggtcagtcagaaactccacatactttgcagaggtcatctttacaccttcggggaccctaaaggggccaaccagctctcttcccatgattctggcccaaaacatgactccaccaccgccttgctgatgttgcagccttgttggaacagggtggccgttcaccaaccatccactactccatccatcttgaccatccagggttgccacaaatctcttaatagtgcgatgatcacgcttaagttttcgtgaaatatctaatgttttcatacctcgtccaaggcattgaactttcactcttttcggcagcagagagatcctttttcttccccatattgcatgaaaatggtgctctgcttaataatgtggaataccctcctttagtagttttttccttaaattgggctcacctggcaatctaattatcacaggtgtccgagattgttttcagtgatcaaaagagccctgagacacaatgccatccatgagttaaactgaaaaactaaatatttaatctttgggACACAAATAGAA from Pelobates fuscus isolate aPelFus1 chromosome 1, aPelFus1.pri, whole genome shotgun sequence harbors:
- the NDUFV3 gene encoding NADH dehydrogenase [ubiquinone] flavoprotein 3, mitochondrial isoform X2; amino-acid sequence: MATTGRALRGVFRLKMLGVRLFHLQRTGNAASQTGGSKTLVSFPVKFSSGSKDSVKVPSPAAVSDLPSDNSRYQNLQHYSYTPFTFVDYDVSLAQFRLPQPSSRRLTPQL
- the NDUFV3 gene encoding NADH dehydrogenase [ubiquinone] flavoprotein 3, mitochondrial isoform X1; amino-acid sequence: MKPIEEGVGLVKVLEKNDSDRVVQAGDEVKNREIGSNQEEHSSSSSSSSDSDSDSESEESDPQNGKPARSGSYTVGENGDVAGWSHQSIPENPANNAGSPAASKDDKLKVPIPENIWKEKQSTPLIPNTLGDVYPTSSIQNTQGGKQTLPPIPNTVGDVHPTPSIQNTQGGKQASPPIPNTLGDVQPLPSIQNTQGGKQTSPPVPNTLGDVYPSPLSTEKDAQINPRPADNVLPIEEEASIPVEDEKLPSGRSPSVETRAEFDKTPVLEEQVCDEPQTAARQEPETSLPSPAAVSDLPSDNSRYQNLQHYSYTPFTFVDYDVSLAQFRLPQPSSRRLTPQL